In a genomic window of Roseimicrobium gellanilyticum:
- a CDS encoding TonB-dependent siderophore receptor, producing MTLRRRSCAAASLLVLGTTAFSQTPAPPAPAPTGGGVTLAPVTVTAEAVTPYSAPVSNTGGLKMDVPLLETPQAISVISEAAIKDQGVPKLEKILRNVAGVTPGGYYQDWDYYRLRGFDASFETYRDGLKGDYGLNSELYGVERVEVVKGPASTLYGQGPLGGLINLVSKKPSRERGFSGEVGVAGGMWDHYEGFFDVNIPIVTPVAPVAASGKDAKNVVAGSPGTDTGVYARLVGLYRNQGSFVDYADAERIYVAPSLTWDIGPDTSITFLADYTHDTNTVGMPLPASGTVRPNPNGNIDIRRFIGYPGKSNDIEQDIYRIGYQFRHNFSDSLSLRQNLSYTYIDQKWNSIVYPSSLSADGRVLSAYPYIYDDQNNRFGVDTAIDVKFATGSIDHTLTVGVDYFREAYENMAKQINYDDPGQYVLIDLYRPSYHNIVKPSLTSYDEDDTDSLGFYFQDHAKLTDQFTVTFGGRYDLHWAVDDRQEAFTPKVGLTYEFVPGVAAYANYSRSFQPQSFNTDASGKPVDPEEGENWEAGVKYNLADGRITGMVSVFQLTRENVATSNLSTPDPFDSSVAGEQRSRGVEFEIGAELAPGLNFVAAYTYLDTEVTEDNDIPVGTRLQGVPEHAASAWLKYTVQDGPLKGFGIGVGGTYVGDKSGDINDTFTIPSYALLDAALYYEREDFRIQVNFNNITDKRHFTGSYDEVYVLPGEPFNVSASVTWKF from the coding sequence ATGACCCTCAGACGTCGAAGCTGCGCTGCTGCGTCCCTGCTTGTGCTCGGGACCACCGCCTTCTCCCAAACTCCCGCGCCTCCTGCACCTGCTCCCACGGGTGGTGGCGTGACCCTCGCTCCCGTGACCGTGACTGCAGAGGCCGTCACCCCTTACTCAGCCCCTGTTTCCAACACCGGCGGTTTGAAAATGGATGTGCCGCTCCTCGAAACGCCCCAGGCCATTTCGGTGATTTCTGAGGCCGCCATCAAAGACCAGGGCGTCCCCAAGCTGGAAAAGATCCTGCGCAATGTGGCTGGCGTGACTCCCGGCGGCTACTACCAGGACTGGGACTACTACCGCCTGCGTGGCTTTGACGCTTCCTTCGAGACCTACCGCGACGGCCTGAAGGGCGACTATGGTCTGAACTCCGAGCTCTACGGAGTGGAGCGCGTGGAAGTGGTGAAAGGCCCGGCCTCCACCCTGTACGGACAAGGTCCTCTGGGCGGTCTGATCAACCTCGTGAGCAAGAAGCCCTCCCGTGAGCGCGGCTTCTCCGGTGAAGTTGGCGTGGCCGGCGGCATGTGGGATCACTACGAGGGTTTCTTCGATGTGAACATCCCCATCGTCACCCCGGTGGCTCCTGTGGCTGCCTCGGGCAAAGATGCGAAGAATGTGGTGGCCGGCAGCCCCGGCACAGACACGGGTGTGTATGCGCGCCTGGTGGGTCTGTATCGTAATCAGGGTTCCTTCGTGGACTACGCGGATGCTGAGCGCATCTACGTGGCTCCCTCGCTCACATGGGACATCGGTCCGGATACTTCCATCACGTTCCTGGCGGACTACACTCATGACACCAATACCGTGGGCATGCCCCTGCCGGCCTCCGGCACGGTGAGGCCGAATCCCAATGGCAACATCGACATCCGCCGCTTCATCGGCTACCCCGGCAAGTCGAACGACATCGAGCAGGACATCTACCGCATCGGCTACCAGTTCCGTCACAATTTCAGTGACTCACTGAGCCTGCGTCAGAACCTGAGCTACACCTACATCGACCAGAAGTGGAACTCGATCGTCTACCCAAGCTCGCTGAGCGCGGATGGCCGCGTCCTCTCCGCCTATCCCTACATCTACGATGACCAGAACAACCGTTTTGGCGTGGATACCGCGATCGATGTGAAGTTTGCGACGGGCTCTATCGATCACACGCTGACGGTGGGTGTGGATTACTTCCGTGAGGCCTATGAGAACATGGCCAAGCAGATCAACTATGATGACCCCGGACAGTACGTGTTGATCGACCTGTACCGCCCCTCGTACCACAATATCGTGAAGCCCTCGCTCACCTCGTACGACGAGGATGACACGGACTCCCTGGGCTTCTACTTCCAGGATCACGCGAAGCTCACCGACCAGTTCACCGTTACCTTCGGTGGGCGCTATGATCTGCATTGGGCAGTGGACGATCGCCAGGAAGCCTTCACTCCGAAGGTCGGTCTGACCTACGAGTTCGTACCCGGCGTGGCCGCTTATGCGAACTACAGCCGTTCCTTCCAGCCGCAGTCCTTCAACACGGATGCCTCAGGCAAGCCGGTGGATCCGGAAGAGGGTGAGAACTGGGAAGCTGGTGTGAAGTACAATCTGGCGGATGGCCGGATCACCGGGATGGTTTCCGTGTTCCAACTCACGCGTGAGAACGTCGCCACCTCGAACCTGTCCACGCCGGATCCGTTCGACTCCTCGGTGGCTGGTGAACAACGCTCCCGTGGTGTGGAGTTCGAAATCGGCGCTGAACTCGCCCCTGGCCTCAACTTCGTTGCCGCATACACCTACCTCGACACCGAGGTGACGGAAGACAACGACATTCCCGTGGGCACCCGCCTGCAGGGTGTGCCGGAACATGCCGCCAGCGCCTGGCTGAAGTACACCGTGCAGGATGGTCCGCTCAAGGGCTTCGGCATCGGTGTGGGTGGCACCTATGTGGGCGACAAGTCGGGTGACATCAATGACACCTTCACGATTCCCTCCTATGCGCTCCTCGACGCGGCTCTGTACTATGAGCGCGAAGACTTCCGCATTCAGGTGAACTTCAACAACATCACGGACAAGCGGCACTTCACCGGCTCCTATGACGAGGTCTACGTCCTCCCGGGCGAGCCCTTCAACGTGAGCGCCAGCGTGACCTGGAAGTTTTGA
- a CDS encoding PQQ-binding-like beta-propeller repeat protein encodes MNSAPLRFLLSFPVIAALILGGVIAWTWMDGHVARSAALILLPVLWLALTATWWVLRGKGRRLARLGVVVLAGVLLAAAIAFTVRREGSADGTAFPKFTWRWTKPGVVDLPALAETQAAKGDIGPVPAGVADFTRFMGVNGDGVIPDAGIQTDWKTHAPRELWRIPIGLGWPGFAVAGRRAITQEQRGEEEYVSCYDITNGSLLWSHKDQARFSEGMGGDGPRATPTLDLEKKLVYSLGATGILNCLELDTGKLVWSRNILSESGTENLVWAKSIAPLLVGDLVVVSGGTGAPTLLAMRRDSGEIVWKAGVDGASYSSPVVRTLGGKEQIVSVNASSVTGHDIATGEVLWNFDWPPNAYAKVGQPILVGTDRLLVTASYGMKSHLLQITRNDGGKFACAVVWTSTTPRTKFSSAAVIGNHAYALDEGTLACVNLADGERVWREGRYGFGQHLVVGDHLLVQTEPGDVVLVKANPEKLEEVGRIKALSSKTWNPPTLAGRYLLVRNDREAVCYEIPSKL; translated from the coding sequence ATGAACTCCGCCCCGCTCCGATTTTTGTTGAGTTTCCCTGTCATTGCGGCGCTCATCCTTGGAGGCGTCATCGCCTGGACCTGGATGGATGGGCATGTGGCCCGCTCGGCAGCTCTCATCTTGCTGCCGGTTCTGTGGTTGGCGCTCACTGCTACGTGGTGGGTGTTGCGAGGAAAAGGCAGGCGTCTGGCGAGGCTGGGTGTGGTGGTGCTGGCAGGGGTATTGCTGGCTGCCGCAATTGCCTTCACCGTGCGTCGTGAAGGCTCCGCGGATGGCACGGCGTTTCCGAAATTCACCTGGCGCTGGACGAAGCCGGGTGTGGTCGATCTGCCTGCCCTTGCGGAAACTCAGGCTGCGAAAGGCGATATCGGTCCCGTGCCGGCGGGCGTGGCAGACTTCACGCGGTTCATGGGAGTGAATGGTGATGGCGTCATTCCTGATGCCGGCATCCAGACAGATTGGAAGACGCATGCGCCGCGTGAACTGTGGAGAATCCCCATCGGCCTTGGGTGGCCGGGATTTGCCGTGGCGGGGCGGCGTGCCATCACCCAGGAGCAGCGCGGCGAGGAAGAGTATGTGAGCTGCTACGACATCACCAACGGCTCGTTGTTATGGTCACACAAGGATCAAGCGAGGTTTTCCGAAGGCATGGGTGGTGATGGACCTCGGGCCACCCCGACCCTCGATCTGGAGAAGAAACTGGTCTACTCCCTCGGGGCGACGGGAATCCTCAACTGTCTGGAACTCGACACCGGCAAGCTGGTGTGGAGCCGGAACATTCTCAGCGAATCCGGTACGGAGAATCTCGTCTGGGCCAAGAGCATTGCGCCGCTGCTCGTGGGTGATCTGGTGGTGGTGAGTGGGGGTACGGGTGCGCCGACACTGCTCGCAATGAGGAGGGACAGCGGTGAAATCGTTTGGAAGGCTGGTGTGGATGGCGCGAGCTACAGCTCGCCGGTGGTGCGTACTCTGGGAGGCAAAGAACAGATCGTCAGTGTCAACGCCAGCTCCGTGACTGGTCATGACATTGCAACGGGCGAGGTGCTTTGGAACTTTGACTGGCCGCCCAATGCGTATGCGAAGGTTGGCCAGCCCATTCTCGTGGGAACGGATCGACTGCTCGTGACCGCGAGCTACGGCATGAAGAGCCACCTGCTGCAGATCACGAGGAATGATGGTGGCAAGTTCGCCTGCGCAGTGGTGTGGACGAGCACGACGCCGCGCACGAAGTTCAGCAGCGCCGCGGTGATTGGGAATCACGCCTATGCCCTGGATGAGGGTACCCTGGCCTGTGTGAATCTCGCGGATGGGGAGCGTGTGTGGCGTGAAGGCAGGTATGGATTTGGCCAGCACCTTGTCGTGGGAGATCATCTTCTAGTTCAAACGGAGCCGGGCGATGTTGTTTTGGTGAAGGCCAATCCGGAGAAGCTGGAAGAAGTCGGCAGGATCAAGGCGCTGAGCTCAAAGACCTGGAATCCACCCACACTCGCGGGGCGCTACCTGCTGGTGCGCAATGATCGCGAGGCGGTGTGCTACGAGATTCCATCAAAGTTGTGA
- a CDS encoding BPSS1187 family protein, translated as MHSLVPARLLSLFACAAILPATSAATPYNDPNPQRYELTARASEIDSNAKEHPEIDFVFTKNGKPSDTEKAVVDTRVAPKGKLVIWLMGYNGQLFDRVSSYGMHAIQVHYANGWFGKLSKLAGDDDKYLGKIRLEASTGEDFTPAVTIPKADGMMERAYQFVKWLSQKNPQGKWEQFLTEDGKGLRWDKVIISGASHGATTSARFALHQKVDRVVMFCGPRDQLETWQALPSATPKNRFFGFSHVLDGGWTGDHYCRSWELLGLHQFGPIVNVDKEKAPYGSTRRLITDADVKNDAKKAHGCVVPGGSAVKGADGKFIHEDVWRYLFLHPVEETGSAVAADADCVKDQRK; from the coding sequence ATGCATTCTCTCGTTCCCGCCCGTCTCCTTTCGCTTTTCGCCTGTGCGGCAATCCTGCCTGCCACTTCTGCAGCAACTCCCTACAACGACCCCAATCCCCAGCGCTACGAGCTGACCGCCCGGGCCAGCGAGATTGATTCGAACGCGAAGGAGCATCCGGAAATCGATTTCGTTTTCACCAAGAACGGCAAACCCAGTGACACCGAGAAGGCCGTGGTGGACACGCGAGTGGCGCCGAAAGGAAAGCTGGTCATCTGGCTCATGGGCTACAACGGACAGCTGTTTGACCGTGTCTCCAGCTACGGCATGCACGCCATCCAGGTGCACTACGCCAACGGCTGGTTCGGCAAGCTCTCCAAACTCGCTGGTGATGATGACAAGTACCTGGGCAAAATCCGGCTCGAAGCCTCCACCGGAGAAGACTTCACCCCAGCAGTCACCATTCCCAAGGCTGACGGCATGATGGAGCGCGCCTATCAGTTTGTGAAGTGGCTGTCACAAAAGAACCCCCAGGGGAAATGGGAACAGTTCCTCACGGAGGACGGCAAGGGCCTGCGCTGGGACAAGGTGATCATCTCCGGAGCGTCCCATGGCGCCACCACTTCAGCCCGCTTCGCACTTCATCAAAAGGTGGACCGCGTGGTGATGTTCTGCGGACCGCGCGACCAGCTTGAAACCTGGCAGGCCCTGCCCTCCGCCACACCGAAGAATCGCTTCTTCGGCTTCAGCCATGTGCTCGATGGCGGCTGGACGGGCGACCACTACTGCCGCTCCTGGGAGCTGCTGGGCCTGCATCAGTTCGGCCCCATTGTGAACGTGGACAAGGAAAAGGCGCCCTACGGCAGCACCCGCCGGCTCATCACGGATGCCGATGTGAAGAATGATGCCAAGAAGGCCCACGGCTGCGTGGTGCCCGGAGGCAGCGCCGTGAAGGGTGCCGATGGCAAGTTCATCCACGAAGACGTGTGGCGTTACCTGTTCCTCCACCCCGTGGAAGAAACCGGCAGCGCGGTAGCAGCGGATGCCGACTGCGTGAAGGATCAGCGGAAGTAG
- a CDS encoding DUF1501 domain-containing protein: protein MNPYINRRQLLQHGAHGFGWLALNAMLAGTAQAQKPHFKPRAKHAILLFMDGGVSHVDSFDPKPLLKKENGLPFKMKIEATQFDANGHVLASPWSFKPYGKSGIPVSDLFPCTGSVIDDICVIRSMKVDFPEHAQATLMLHCGHPLQGRPSMGSWLSYGLGTENQNLPAYAVVSGGMVPLGGVENFGSGFLPATHQASTFDAFSGGEAIPNITPREAVTRQIGKLDFVATSDQAFLKSLGHADPAVDAAIRNYETAFAMQSAVPELTDLRGETEITRKLYGLDSADKLKSQYGRQLLLARRMVERGVRCVEVGYVRGIRNVAPWDQHGSLMQHHAQNAYIVDQAIAALLTDLKSRGLLDSTLVIWAGEFGRTPFAQGADGRDHNPQGFTIWMAGGGVKGGMTYGATDEYGYRAVEDVVTMPDLHATILHLMGINHKKLTFEHGGRDYRLTDVHGEVLQKIVA from the coding sequence ATGAATCCTTACATCAATCGCAGGCAGCTTCTCCAGCATGGCGCGCATGGATTTGGCTGGCTGGCATTGAATGCCATGCTGGCCGGGACCGCCCAGGCGCAGAAGCCGCACTTCAAGCCGCGTGCAAAGCATGCCATCCTGCTGTTCATGGATGGAGGCGTGTCGCATGTAGACAGCTTCGATCCCAAGCCGCTGCTGAAGAAAGAGAACGGCCTGCCCTTCAAAATGAAGATCGAGGCCACGCAGTTCGATGCCAATGGCCATGTGCTTGCCAGTCCCTGGAGTTTCAAACCATATGGGAAATCCGGTATTCCGGTGAGCGATTTGTTTCCGTGTACCGGTTCGGTCATCGATGACATCTGTGTCATTCGCTCCATGAAGGTGGACTTCCCGGAGCACGCGCAGGCCACCCTCATGCTGCACTGCGGGCATCCGCTACAGGGGCGACCGAGCATGGGTTCGTGGTTGAGTTATGGGTTGGGCACGGAGAATCAGAACCTGCCCGCGTATGCCGTGGTCAGTGGTGGCATGGTGCCGCTTGGCGGAGTGGAGAATTTTGGGAGTGGCTTCCTGCCTGCCACACATCAGGCCTCCACGTTTGATGCCTTCAGTGGCGGCGAAGCGATTCCCAACATCACGCCACGTGAAGCTGTCACGCGTCAGATCGGCAAGCTGGATTTCGTGGCCACATCCGATCAGGCGTTTCTCAAATCCCTGGGGCATGCAGATCCCGCCGTGGATGCCGCGATACGAAACTACGAGACCGCCTTCGCCATGCAGTCGGCTGTGCCGGAGCTCACGGATCTGCGTGGTGAAACAGAAATCACCAGAAAGCTCTACGGCCTGGATTCAGCGGACAAGTTGAAGTCCCAATATGGACGCCAGCTCCTGCTCGCACGTCGCATGGTGGAGAGAGGCGTCCGCTGCGTGGAGGTGGGGTATGTGCGCGGCATCCGTAATGTCGCGCCATGGGACCAGCATGGTTCCCTGATGCAGCACCATGCGCAGAATGCTTACATTGTGGACCAGGCCATCGCTGCATTGCTGACAGATCTAAAGTCACGCGGACTGCTGGACAGCACGCTGGTGATTTGGGCGGGTGAATTTGGGCGGACGCCCTTCGCGCAGGGCGCGGATGGACGTGATCACAATCCGCAGGGCTTTACCATCTGGATGGCCGGTGGTGGAGTGAAGGGGGGCATGACCTACGGCGCCACGGACGAGTATGGCTACAGGGCGGTGGAGGACGTTGTCACCATGCCTGATCTGCATGCCACGATCCTGCATCTCATGGGCATCAATCACAAGAAGCTCACCTTTGAGCATGGTGGCCGGGACTATCGCCTCACGGATGTGCATGGTGAGGTGTTGCAAAAGATTGTGGCTTGA
- a CDS encoding DUF1549 and DUF1553 domain-containing protein, producing the protein MPTLLAEAPSFHQPPFPPENGAGRTWAEKYAERKEQWCFQPVTDPAPPAVKDAMWPVNALDRFIVARLESEGLKPSAQAAPEVLARRLSFALTGLPPEESLHGLPFEVQVERLLASPAFGEHWARHWMDVARYAETFGSEHDYLNPYAWRYRDYLVRAFNEDLPYDRFVREQVAGDLLDTPRMNAALGINESLLGTAYQRMSEFYATPVDVMREQASVIDWQIENLSRAFMGLTISCARCHDHKFDPISTADFYALYGVFAGARPVLNIIDEPTSLTRHDDKLAMLKNAIRDELCAQWLKDGIDGDALRAVLMKAAGNSDLAELNGMRGRLTAAVVPSRDLAPEKWRHSGPGLPEGPATAGTLSLHATGPALVRAVQPAGYYSDAVSERHGGSLRSPEFVLAKQNVSVLASGTGKARLRLVVEGCQGDIVLFAPANKDLNDAVPRWYTMRLKQQWLGRRAHVEVMTRDDLPTVGNVKDAVKWAASSNGRSSFGVLDVALHEDGQPLAWRGALPVALMQKVDEPWDAYVRRFEGAVHDAMTCWKSGNLDDAQARLLQGLLDEKLLQNSFQQGSVLEGLVREYRELENAIPNALRAPGVQDDGSGNDTPIFVRGDPLTPGEMVPRRMPEVLGGRMLTDARGDRHALAVELTRRDNPLTARVMVNRIWHHLFGRGLVGSTDNFGRMGDKPTHPELLDHLATKFMEEGWSVKKLVRYIVASSTWQTSSEPSPDALMKDPGNLLLSHAHVRRLPAESIRDAMLHTAGNLSLHQGGPSEHFHYRTAVDPDKQPPSGPLDGRGRRSLYLEVRRNFLSDFLTVFDFPRPNNPTGNRSVTNVPAQSITLMNDPFVLHQAQVWARRVEALPVGNEQRVVLMYQEAFGRAPTGGELGRAMNFLAVRAVQPVAKADESVGKRNAEGGDVAWRDLAHALFNMKEFIFIP; encoded by the coding sequence GTGCCGACGCTGCTGGCGGAGGCTCCGTCTTTTCACCAGCCGCCCTTTCCTCCGGAAAATGGAGCAGGGCGGACATGGGCGGAAAAGTATGCGGAACGGAAGGAGCAGTGGTGCTTTCAACCCGTCACGGATCCGGCGCCTCCTGCGGTGAAGGATGCCATGTGGCCCGTGAATGCTCTGGATCGCTTCATCGTTGCACGGCTGGAGTCGGAGGGACTGAAGCCTTCGGCGCAGGCAGCGCCTGAGGTCCTGGCGCGTCGACTCAGCTTCGCGCTCACCGGGCTGCCTCCTGAGGAGTCTCTGCATGGGCTGCCATTTGAAGTGCAAGTGGAGCGCCTGCTGGCTTCACCGGCGTTCGGGGAGCACTGGGCACGGCATTGGATGGATGTAGCGCGTTATGCGGAGACCTTTGGCTCTGAGCATGACTACTTGAATCCCTACGCGTGGCGTTATCGCGACTACCTCGTGCGCGCATTCAATGAGGATCTGCCGTACGACCGGTTCGTCCGTGAGCAGGTTGCCGGGGATCTGTTGGATACCCCACGCATGAATGCGGCGTTGGGCATCAATGAATCTCTCCTGGGCACCGCCTACCAGCGCATGTCCGAGTTTTACGCCACACCGGTGGATGTGATGCGTGAGCAAGCCTCAGTCATCGACTGGCAGATCGAGAATCTCAGCCGCGCTTTCATGGGCCTCACAATCTCCTGTGCGCGCTGCCACGACCACAAGTTTGACCCTATTTCGACGGCGGATTTCTACGCGCTCTATGGTGTCTTTGCCGGCGCGCGTCCGGTGCTGAATATCATTGATGAACCCACATCTTTGACACGGCATGACGACAAGCTCGCAATGCTGAAGAATGCCATCCGCGATGAACTGTGTGCGCAGTGGTTGAAGGACGGGATTGATGGTGATGCCCTGCGTGCCGTGCTCATGAAAGCAGCGGGGAACTCCGATCTTGCAGAACTGAATGGCATGCGTGGGAGGCTGACGGCTGCGGTGGTGCCATCACGTGACTTGGCGCCGGAAAAGTGGCGCCACTCCGGGCCCGGTTTGCCGGAAGGCCCCGCAACTGCTGGAACGCTTTCACTGCATGCGACAGGCCCCGCACTGGTGCGAGCGGTCCAACCTGCTGGATACTATTCTGATGCGGTGTCCGAGCGTCATGGCGGTTCGCTGCGCTCACCGGAGTTTGTTCTCGCGAAGCAGAATGTGAGCGTGCTCGCATCTGGCACGGGCAAGGCGAGGCTCCGTCTGGTGGTGGAGGGTTGCCAGGGCGACATCGTCCTCTTCGCTCCAGCAAACAAGGATCTCAACGATGCTGTGCCACGATGGTACACCATGCGGTTGAAGCAGCAGTGGTTGGGCCGTCGTGCTCATGTGGAGGTGATGACGCGTGATGATCTGCCGACTGTTGGCAATGTGAAAGACGCAGTGAAGTGGGCAGCATCCTCCAATGGCAGATCTTCATTTGGCGTCCTGGATGTTGCTTTGCACGAGGATGGCCAGCCGCTCGCATGGCGCGGAGCATTGCCTGTGGCTCTGATGCAAAAGGTCGATGAGCCCTGGGACGCGTATGTGAGGCGCTTTGAAGGTGCGGTGCATGATGCCATGACCTGTTGGAAGAGCGGCAATCTCGACGATGCCCAGGCACGATTGCTCCAGGGGTTGCTGGATGAGAAATTGCTTCAGAACTCCTTCCAGCAGGGGAGTGTGCTGGAGGGGCTGGTGCGAGAGTATCGCGAGCTGGAGAATGCCATTCCCAACGCCCTGCGTGCGCCGGGTGTGCAGGATGATGGCAGCGGTAACGATACACCCATCTTTGTCCGGGGCGATCCTCTGACGCCGGGCGAAATGGTGCCGCGCCGCATGCCCGAGGTGCTGGGAGGACGCATGCTGACGGACGCGCGAGGTGATCGCCATGCGCTGGCTGTGGAGCTCACCCGGCGTGACAATCCACTCACGGCGCGAGTCATGGTGAACCGTATCTGGCATCATCTCTTCGGACGCGGGCTGGTGGGCAGCACGGACAATTTCGGGCGCATGGGTGACAAGCCGACGCATCCGGAGTTGCTGGATCATCTGGCCACAAAGTTCATGGAGGAAGGTTGGTCCGTGAAGAAACTGGTGCGCTACATTGTCGCCAGCAGCACCTGGCAGACCAGCAGTGAGCCGTCTCCCGATGCCCTTATGAAGGATCCGGGGAATCTGCTGCTCTCACACGCGCATGTGCGCCGGCTGCCAGCGGAATCCATTCGCGATGCCATGCTGCATACGGCTGGGAATCTCAGCCTGCACCAGGGCGGTCCGAGTGAGCACTTCCACTACCGCACTGCGGTGGATCCGGACAAGCAGCCGCCTTCTGGACCGCTGGATGGGCGTGGCCGACGCAGTCTCTACCTCGAGGTGCGAAGGAATTTCCTGAGTGACTTTCTGACCGTCTTCGATTTTCCCCGTCCAAACAATCCCACAGGCAATCGCAGCGTTACGAATGTTCCAGCACAGAGCATCACGTTGATGAACGACCCCTTTGTGCTGCATCAGGCACAGGTATGGGCGCGTCGCGTGGAGGCTTTGCCCGTCGGCAACGAACAACGTGTGGTCCTGATGTATCAGGAAGCATTCGGCCGTGCTCCCACTGGCGGGGAGCTGGGTCGTGCCATGAACTTTTTGGCAGTGCGTGCCGTGCAGCCTGTAGCCAAGGCAGATGAGAGTGTCGGCAAGAGAAATGCGGAGGGCGGTGATGTGGCGTGGAGGGACCTCGCTCACGCGCTTTTCAACATGAAGGAGTTCATCTTCATTCCATGA
- a CDS encoding SGNH/GDSL hydrolase family protein, translated as MKTILCYGDSNTWGYDPVASAGTPYAIRHPHDVRWTGVLARELGEGHRVIEEGMNGRTTVLDDPVIQHRNGRAYLPACLESHKPIDLVVLMLGTNDLKVMYNLPPSEIAAGAGQLVKLIKQSESGPKAGAPRILLVSPALVGDFSRVPDIAEKFVDAMEKTRRFPVLYEAIAQQHGCAFLNIQPHAKASDWDGLHFEADQHTSIGLAMASAVRRVLG; from the coding sequence ATGAAGACGATTCTTTGCTACGGCGACTCAAACACGTGGGGCTATGATCCCGTTGCCTCTGCCGGCACTCCCTACGCCATCCGCCATCCCCACGATGTGCGGTGGACCGGGGTGCTCGCCCGTGAACTAGGGGAGGGGCATCGCGTCATTGAGGAGGGCATGAATGGCCGCACGACCGTACTCGATGATCCGGTCATCCAGCATCGCAACGGACGCGCCTATCTACCCGCCTGCCTGGAATCTCACAAACCCATCGACCTTGTGGTGCTCATGCTCGGGACCAACGATCTCAAGGTGATGTACAACCTCCCCCCAAGCGAAATCGCCGCGGGAGCCGGACAACTCGTGAAGCTGATCAAGCAGAGCGAAAGCGGACCGAAGGCAGGCGCGCCACGCATTCTGCTCGTCAGCCCAGCACTCGTTGGCGACTTTTCACGCGTGCCGGATATCGCCGAGAAGTTTGTCGACGCCATGGAGAAGACCCGGCGATTCCCCGTGCTGTACGAAGCCATCGCCCAGCAGCATGGTTGTGCGTTTCTGAACATCCAGCCACACGCGAAGGCCAGCGATTGGGATGGACTTCACTTCGAAGCGGATCAGCACACGAGCATTGGGCTCGCGATGGCGTCGGCCGTGAGACGTGTCCTGGGCTGA
- a CDS encoding LysR family transcriptional regulator, with product MIDRIRALLMVIEEGSVNRAALRLRITQPALSRQMKALENEVGGRLLEREASGVSPTALGHAVVKSMRPVVKAYDAALANLRREARGERSELRVGYLISAAQSVLTPALSRLRKTHPDLKLKLHDTSPREQIDGLRAGELDVALIGQEGAVAAGDFHHARLRSFGVCVAMADRDPLAQRKAVSLRELKGRDFIGVDEEQMPGRNRWMSEVCKAAGFKARFLVTVDGITNVLSQVASESAVTLLPDYFLKSQHPGVTFVPVTDERARWDFIVLWQRGRAPASTRALVDALNEVTAG from the coding sequence ATGATCGACCGTATCCGCGCGCTGCTCATGGTGATTGAGGAAGGCAGCGTGAACCGCGCTGCATTACGGCTGCGCATCACCCAGCCTGCCCTGAGCCGCCAGATGAAGGCGCTGGAAAACGAGGTGGGCGGGAGGTTGCTGGAGCGGGAGGCGAGCGGTGTGTCTCCCACGGCACTTGGCCACGCCGTGGTGAAGTCCATGCGTCCCGTGGTGAAGGCATATGATGCGGCGCTGGCAAACCTGCGCCGGGAGGCGCGGGGGGAGCGATCGGAGCTGCGGGTGGGTTACCTCATTTCTGCGGCGCAATCCGTGCTCACGCCCGCGCTGTCACGGCTGCGCAAAACACACCCTGACCTGAAGCTGAAATTGCATGACACTTCTCCACGTGAGCAGATCGATGGTCTGCGAGCGGGCGAGCTTGATGTCGCGCTCATCGGCCAGGAGGGGGCGGTCGCGGCAGGGGACTTTCATCATGCCAGGCTTCGCTCCTTCGGTGTCTGCGTCGCCATGGCCGACAGGGATCCTCTCGCGCAGCGGAAGGCTGTATCGCTCAGAGAGTTGAAGGGCCGTGACTTCATAGGCGTGGACGAGGAGCAGATGCCGGGGCGGAATCGCTGGATGTCGGAGGTGTGCAAGGCCGCAGGTTTCAAAGCCCGCTTTCTCGTTACCGTGGATGGCATCACCAACGTGCTCTCGCAGGTGGCTTCAGAATCCGCCGTGACCCTCCTGCCGGATTACTTCCTCAAGTCCCAGCATCCGGGCGTGACCTTCGTACCCGTCACGGATGAGCGGGCGCGGTGGGACTTCATCGTTCTCTGGCAGCGCGGTCGTGCCCCCGCTTCGACACGGGCGCTGGTGGACGCTCTTAACGAGGTGACGGCTGGCTGA